One genomic segment of Primulina tabacum isolate GXHZ01 chromosome 9, ASM2559414v2, whole genome shotgun sequence includes these proteins:
- the LOC142556674 gene encoding MYB-like transcription factor ODO1 produces the protein MRRQPCCDKAGVKKGPWTAEEDNKLIKFILTKGPCCWRAVPKLAGLRRCGKSCRLRWTNYLRPDLKRGLLTPAEEQLVVDLHARLGNRWSKIAATLPGRTDNEIKNHWNTHIKKKLLKMGIDPVTHEPLIQPPNTNETTNSSSNESDKLPKSAKHHFPEAICATNLEENPFSPRENCSSDESVLHENLYENDPLIACLFEDDPPQVEVPPEFPCLDEDVNNFFLQTWDGTCSWPLLDCQDFGVHDFEFNCFSDRETDKALGMGNEGKSMIL, from the exons ATGAGAAGACAACCGTGTTGCGACAAAGCTGGGGTGAAGAAAGGGCCGTGGACGGCGGAGGAAGACAACAAACTTATTAAGTTTATCCTCACTAAAGGCCCATGCTGCTGGCGGGCCGTCCCCAAACTAGCAGGACTCCGCCGCTGTGGCAAGAGTTGCCGCCTCCGCTGGACGAATTATCTCCGTCCTGACTTGAAGAGAGGCCTTCTCACTCCGGCAGAGGAGCAGTTGGTCGTTGATCTTCACGCCCGGCTCGGCAACAG GTGGTCCAAAATTGCAGCAACGTTGCCAGGTAGGACTGACAATGAGATTAAAAATCATTGGAACACCCATATCAAGAAAAAGCTACTGAAAATGGGAATTGATCCTGTCACACATGAACCCCTAATCCAACCCCCAAACACCAACGAAACTACAAATTCATCGTCCAATGAATCAGATAAACTCCCGAAATCAGCCAAACATCATTTCCCAGAAGCTATATGCGCCACCAACTTAGAAGAAAACCCGTTTTCGCCACGTGAAAATTGTTCGTCAGATGAATCGGTTTTACATGAAAACTTGTACGAAAACGACCCTTTGATCGCCTGCCTGTTCGAGGATGATCCGCCTCAAGTTGAGGTTCCCCCGGAGTTCCCATGTTTGGACGAAGACGTGAACAACTTTTTCTTGCAAACTTGGGACGGTACATGTTCCTGGCCGCTATTGGATTGCCAAGATTTTGGGGTTCATGATTTTGAATTCAATTGTTTCAGTGACAGGGAAACTGATAAGGCTTTAGGTATGGGGAATGAAGGAAAATCAATGATATTATAA